The DNA sequence tgtctgaGACCGTAACACGAATCCTCGAAAAATTAATCCAAAAAGTATTCCCTTTTTCAACCTCTGTTAATCAGTGTGGAGGTTTTGCATGTTCCGTACTGCGTGAACTATAGTCAAGACGAAATTGTATAATGACATTATCCTTGAATAATCCAGTGCTGGGCATAGGCATCCCGATATTTATACCATTCTCCTTTGCCTCTTGCTCTTCGCTTAAATCCAATTCCTgctatctttttatttttttctacccaTCTCATACTCAGCTGGAGGGATTTCgccatgataaaaaaaaaacaaatcacggcagtcaacaaattatttcattccATGCATGGAATACTTATAAagtctcatcatcatcatcatcaacggAATATCCTTGTTTTAAGGAATTCAAGTGCAATTTAATGGAGCTTAAATGATTGCTCGTCGTAATACATGTAACATCCTCCAGGTCGGAGTCTGTCAACATGACAAATGGATGACAGCAAGCGTTCAAGAGCACGACGATTATCGAATTAGGTTCCCCGCGTGTCGCGTTGCTCTTTCGTCTGTCATGGCCACTGCTCTTTCCGCCTCGGCGGAATTGCCAGCTGTTCTGTTGAATCTACAATATTACTGTTACACCTGTTTACCTGGGGAAGTGAAAATACAACGCACGGATTGAACGAGTTAAAATCCGAGCGTCAAAACTAGTCATATGGTATTTCAGCTAAAAGTTTTTTATCTTCACGAGGCGGTAATAACCTCATGTAGTCATTTTCAGACTCTATCTACTTTGCTTATGCTGATTGAACATATAGATACATTTGGTCCTTATTTCTCAAAATGGTTCACTTGGTCTCATTCtccttatatatttatttgtcataatGTTAAACAAGAACAAGATGCAATGACTTTAATGATCTGATAATATAGCACTGCTACACTCTGTTCTTACAGAGACGGCAACAACAACCTTGTGAACATACACAACTTTCATAATTTACGTATTTCAGATATAATATATGTCAAGAATACAATCAGACAAATGGTTTATACATTGGCAACACTCAATCCGTACAGAGCTGTGCATCCTGCCGGGTGGCAAACAATCCAGGATGACACCAGGGAAATGTGTagaattggaaaataaatatacaattgagGCGAGGATGCCAGTTATACCACTCGTCCTGTTTAATAATACACATGCATAGGTAATACACACAGGGCATAgcaacaagaaaatatttcggAAATACTCGCCGCATGACAAAATAAGTACCAATTTCACAATCACCcatatttaagtaggtaaatacTCCTACATTATCTCGGTGACTTCGCTCTAAGCAGAGTCACATATGGATATTAAGAGTTTTAGTTGCCATGAATTTTTTAAGAGTCTTggaataaatagtttttttttttacttaaatattgacTATCTACAAAATGTCGACTTCGATACAAATTATGCCTTATAACATATAAGTAATAACCGATCCTAATTCACCAAGATGGCTCCAGGCTTTCCACGAAAAACCAAACCTATCTGCCTATATGACTCACGTATCCATATCTTCGTCAATTTAGTGCAAATAAAACAAGTGTGCATCATGACATGAATAATAACAACCTCAATGATAAGATAAAATCTGAGTCAGATTGCGAAACTTCTAACTAGCGATACAGGTGGAACTGTCGTTAAAGAGCCCATATTGCAtcatttcaacatatttttaaggaaattataCGGAGTAACAATAAGCTGTAAATAAGGATATATGAATCGAATATAGAATATAATAGATGTAGGTACTAGCGCCATCTGGTTCCATATACTACTATCAACCAAGAAGTAAATGAAAATTCATCATGTGAagattgtgtttaaaaaaatgtcctgAAAGCTTTATAAATCGTTTCAGGATCCACTGGCCTACATTTTAAACCAGTCCCTATTGTCCCTTATTTTACAATAAGTATGAATAGATGCTTGGTAAATAATAGATTATAAACTCGCATCTacgtaacaaacattaaatctAATAAACAATGTATTTCATTGGTCGTACATGATCCCCAGGAAATCCTTCGCGtctaatttatctttttattcaaatatacgCAAAGATATTATGCGGTAAGATTGTTATGTCAGTCACTAGTCAGACATAGATCACATCGCTGCATCGCTattatgagataaaaaaaacaaatgaaaatgaatgtcaCAGAAAAAGAACAGTTGATTGCTATTCAGCCGAGTAATTTAGAGGAAGTCGAAAATGGAACTGGAggcgaaacaaataaaaatcagcGGCTGTGTAGGTAAGATAAGagtgtttttcttatttttaattttatgcatatCATGTTTTTTCTAGTCGTAGTAAAATTAACTAGTATTCATTTCATCAAGTCACTTTGCTTGTTACAGAAATCATCAAAAAAGAATATCGGGAAGAAAAAAACCAAATCGTGCAGTTTTTAAAACCGGCCATTTTAATTTGGAAAGGTGGAAGAAATCTAAATATCATGTGTTCCCCGATATTGTGCAAGCCTTTATAGACGCTCAGTGGAGATGGACGATACTACACtgtatacttacttatttaataatttggttaACATTTACTGGCATTTGGTGGGTTATTTTGGACCTACATGGTGACTTTGAACCGGAACATTTGCCAAACGCACTCAACTCCACTGAATGGCTACCTTGCGTGAAAGAAATTTATGGATTTACGTCATTATTCCTCTTCAGCATCGAAATCCACACAACCATCGGCTATGGGAAAAGATCAATTACTCTAGAATGCCCCTCAGCTATGGTAACAATGTGCATAGAGAGTATTATCGGAACAATTTCACAAGCATTTATTATTGGTATTGTATTTGCGAAGTTAACAAGACCGAAGAATCGCGCCCAAACACTACTATTCTCGAAGAATGCCGTCATCAACCAACGGGATCGCAATTTGTGCTTAGTATTTAGATTCGGCAACACCAGAAAGTCCAGAATAATAGCTGGCAATGTGCATGCCTACCTGCTTAGACACAGCAGCACCGAGTTATtagaaaaccaaataaaattgGAACTATCGTTAGATTCCAGTGAGAACATCTCATTCCTGTTTCCAGTGTTTGCAGTACATAAGATTGATGAAAGCAGTCCACTCTACTCTATGTCAGCATCTGATCTATTAAAAGCAGAAATGGAAATCATTGTCGTTTTCGAAGGTACCATTGAATCAACGGGACAGCCTGTTCAAGTAAAATCGAGCTATACAGCTCAAGAAATATTATGGGGTCATCGATTTGTCAACATGATTGAATATCTAGAATATAAACATGGTTTCGAAATAGATTATTCTAAATTTGATGAAACCAACTCTGTTAACACGCCTCTGTGTTCAGCTCGACgactaaacatttattataaaaataaataaaataaaatcaaaagtgcCATAGTATGCTAACTttattaaagtgataaaaaaaaacaaaaagtagttttaactCATGAcctcttttttaaataaggatGAACGATAAGTATCAATTTTCGCAGTTCTAAAAGATGTTGATGAGTTTTCCTCGTggctgttattttattttcaagcgCAGTCACTAATAGCTTTACTGCTGTTAACTGATTGTTGCATGTTTTCAAATCTCTATTAAATTctactaacattttatttgtcaattctAATTGTTCAGTAATATAATGTTTCACATTCACACTCATTATCTCATATTTTTACACTTATCACACGCGAAAACTACGACTATTTAACCACATTAAGCTCTCATCGCACTCAAAATTCCCAAAATCAGTGCAAACTCTGTATTTAACGTGACTACATGTTTtggtataaattttatttttgaaggtGTGTCAATAAAATGATAAGAAAAGTGTGATATGATATATAATCTTAAAGTAATCATAAAATAGAGTAAGGAGGAATCGAAGATAACGTTTTGTATTATCAGGCAAAGctgtaaagtttaaaatgtgCTCATGCCTCATTCAGTACCGGGAAACTTACTAATTCCTAGCTCAGCAGTGTTGCCATACAAATAGTCAGTTTTGATTTTTTCCATGCTATGGCAACAcactataacaaaataatgttgctAGTAGTGTAATAACAAATTGAAACCAGTCCTTTCATCGAACTTCAATGACGTTCATTATTGCCAacatttaggaaaaaaaaataaaaaatgacaaaagtGTGCTGTCATTTTTCTGACCATCGAATCAATCACTGttgattttctaaaacaaaagtttattattgCGTTTCGTAGGGAAAGATGTTTCGAGCCAATAATTTTGATAAGTTACTTGGTAAGtaccaaaaatgttaatatcttGCGCACCGCATCATTGCTTTcgtatgtaacaaaaataaaattacgttgaCATAATTTTAATGGGCAGTTTTCTCTGATTAGCATTTAGCTTTCTTTATTTTGACCGAAATAGTtctaaaacagtttaatttacgTATATTATGAGTCATAACATTGAACTGTCTGATAATGCACGGCTCATTGGCGATACTTATGATTATTACCATTCTAAAATGGTGAAATAATTTGTTCTAGATAAAGCGACAAGTAATCTACGCTTGGACCCCGATTGGCCGACAATCCTACAAATATGTGATTTGATTAGGCAAAATGATTGttcgtaagtatttttatggccaacatttaattttagaaaaggtCAGAACAATGAATATGTGATAAGAATGCTTTCCTACTATCCCTTTGACCCCATCCGAATAATCATATTAGTGTACCTATACCAGTACCATCCCtgtgaaaaacatatttaacattaGGTTTTCCAATATAAATTTCATCTTGTTGATCTTGTAAATGGTTATAATTCctatttctgtaaatattttcgcCCATATTACTCATAGGGATAAACAAAATTGTGAAGCAGAACTcacaaataattgtgtttttagtGCCAATCTTTTTTTCCAACCatatttacagaataataatcaatatttttttataaacaaaacaaaattgatgtAAGTAAAACTGTaatgtaaacaacattttatttcaaccaTATGTGAACATAATTAACCATATACCAAGTAAAGTATACAGGtgttatagttattatgtaagaTGTAAAACCAGCAACAACCCTTTGTTTATCTAATCTGACCAGCCATTGTTCTTCTTTATTCTTTGATTCATCTCTTATCAGAGGTTGAGTACAAGTATTGGACTGCAGCTGTGCTAAGGTGCTAGTGGATATACTAgctttcaaattataataacaatgttggaataatttatctgtattatATATCAGTAATATAATCTATTGTATCTCATTACAATGTACTCACAAGTCACATTCAAAATTAGAATTGATTTGCAATCCACAATGTTGCTCATAGGTATTTCATGAATGTTATGATTATAATCAAAGGTGTCACATAAACTTTGTAAAGATGTctttaaatacatcaaaatctCTTGTATCTTTTAACAATGTACTTGAATTTAAATTCCAAATTGATCTGCATTCTACAACAATGCTCTAAGGTTGTTATTCTTGATGATACGTTATTTTCAACTGTGTTGTGCATGAAACTACTTCAAAGATGAATACAGCTTTAATATTAGTTATCATCTTATCcaaataaaagttaatgaaCTCGCCTagttcaataataaacaaaagtttgtaTCTTGTTACACTCATGTTTCTAGAAAATTCTTAGTGGTTgttaagttttgtaaattattatgcCAAAATCTTAGAGAATTTACTTTCTTCTATCTAATTTATTGATCCATGCTACTACTTATTTCCATATCGGATCAATTCTATCTCCTATTTTCTAACTTCCAATaggaaaattcaataaaatactggTGAATGTTCCAATCCAAATATGTAAACAATTGGTAGATAAATTTTATCCTTGCATTAGTCATCAATGTTATCAAAAACTATCTATAATCATTTTCACTGGCTTATCTATACACAAACTACCAATCAACAATTTACTAACAGTTCttattactgttttaattatatattatatttgtatgtcaCATTAAGTTAATTGGTAGTGAGGTAAAAGCAAGATTACACAGAGACAGAGTTGGAAATCAATAGGGGAGACCTTTATCCAGGATAATATTGAACacctattaatcattattaaaatcaatagacctctataagtataagtatagaatCATATACATAGTAAATGtgataacaataattaacacTTGTTACAGACCAAAATATGCAGTGGCagcagtaaaaaagaaactgtatTCACAGAACCCTCACCAGGCTATGTTTGCTCTCCTCACACTAGAGagtattgttaaaaattgtGGTAAGTTCTATACCTTTAATACTTACATTTGGTTTATTAACCAGTAAAATAGGCATGTATTAGTAAGTCAAGTTCCAGGACAAATACTCATCAATGTTTGCAACTTTCTGCCTTGCACATCTAATCTGTGAAATAATCCACTGCTTGCACTTCTTCCAAACCAATATGACCTTCAAACCTTCAAGAGCAGAGAGTATTCCTTTTTAAAAGGCCCACAGCGCACTTGTGACTACTCTGGAGTTGCGATGTTCATGGTCAGCGGTAGTCGCTTAACATCAGGCCGTCCACCTGCTAGTTTGGCCCATACCACATAAAAAATAGGAATGTGTGTAACATAGTTATTAATATGGCTCCACCCAagaattgtattataataattagtcaTTGCTGCTTGCAGTTTTGGATAAGTGCCTCATTTTGTGAATAGCTGtgtgtctttttttaaaacaattttactaaaGTCCAACCACTGCACAAAGCAAAGAGCTCATGATGATAcaggaagaaaaaatattaatcatgaAATACACTTATGATTGTTctcataatcattttatttataacttataatttatCATTCATATGAGTAATATGAGAGATATTTCCCTGTAGTAATTTCAATAAGATTaattcagaaaattaaaaaatccacTAGAAGCTTAGAGCATATATATTTTAGTGCAAATAATATAGAACATTACCtcaaattttcattttcgtATATCAAACAATCACAGAATAGGTAATGGAATTTAATGaggatgtatttttgtaaaaatcattaaatacaaTGATGGAAATTTAATGCTCATAATTTAGTGATGTGGATCAGAATAAGTAGCGAAATAAGAACggattaattattaatcaaagATGTTGAATTTGATATGAGCTAAAGAGGTCAGTGAACTATAATAGCTCAATTGATCTGATATGACCATATTTATCAAAGAAGAATATCATGCACCAAGAAACCttcttcataaattatattcctACCTATATGCTCCGAGcatttttttcattcgttttttttatttctatttctttttctaAGGCTCTGGCGTACACGATGAAGTAACATCGAAGGCTTTTTGTGAGATGCTACGTGATCTAGTGAAGACAACACAACACGACAATCTGCGCAACAAAATACTAGAACTCATTCAAGCTTGGGCTTTCGCCTTCCGAAACTCACCGAAATATAGAGCTGTGCAggtaagattttatttgaatagtgATACCTACATACCGTCCTAAGTTGTACCGTCGGTTACGAAAATTGATAAGATCAATCAACTTCTCTTCTTTGTGGATGTCTTCAAATCTGAAGGTTGGCTGCTAGGTCCATAATCAGTAAGGTTTACACATAATTATGTACAGTGAATATAGATGAATTGACAAAGATCAACTTCtggaatattattactatttattaaattacattttcaaatcaGATTGAACAACGGGAATGCATGTAAAAAAACTGCGCCACCTATTAagcattaatttcatttaaatgctTCTCGTTTATAGCCAGCCTCCTTTATAGTAGGGCTACCATACTTACCTTGAAATTTTGCCAAAACCTATATGTACAGTTGACCCCAAAACATCGGCAACCTTGACACTGACATCGCCTGTATTTTTAAGCAGAAGGTTAGCGTTTTGATTTCATTATGCGTTTCGACTGGGTTCCTAAAAAGCCATCGCTAAAAGGGCATCGCTTGAACTGCTCCTAATACGACAGTGCATTTTGTGTCAATAATAGGCACAATAGAAAGATAACTGCTCCAATTATAAgttgttgaatataaatatgCATACATTGGATGACTTACTTAAATTCAAGTAGAGACCTATCTTTGTTACGGACATACACAACGAACCAACTGGCCTAAAATATGataatagtgtttttttgtctaaatattCTTTGTGTCGTCTTGTCatattgtaaaaattgtaatttacccAAAATCCAGTCCTAAAATGTCACATAGCTACGTGTTAGGGTCAACGTACACCGTGCGACATAACATAAGCGAAAAATTCACTGTCAAAATCCCTACGTCACACTTTTATATGCTTAGCATTGTTATAACATTACACACTCGTTTACTCTCAGTCACTAGGAGAACGTACAGTTTTGAAGAATTAGTCATAGTcaggtttaattttaatgataccaactattttaagtgcttttatGGATGTACAACACACTTCATAAATaactattaagtatttatttcccTTTGAATTTCGATGTTAAGTACGACCAAGTCCAAAACAATAGAACATTTTGCGATTTAGTGTTCCACAATAACGAACCTGTATGAAAATACTTGCAACCTCTTGCGTCATCACTGAGTTTAAATGTTTCCAAACAAATGATCTCTGAAAAGAAGAAATCTACAAATGCCTTACGTTGCCGTACCTACAAGCTTACGCAAAAACATCTCATTTTTAccaaaccaaataataatacaagATTGTCTGTAAATTGCACAGTTCACTGAACGCTTCACGTAGGTACTATTCCAAGGTTGTATTATACGTACAAATAGGTTCTTTACTATATTGATCTAACCACACCTAATAATCTAATTACGTTATGCTTTCATGCCATTGTCATTTTGTACTGTAGAGTGTGAAACACGTATTTTCTGTACTGGTTATCATATGTGAGGAACCGACGCCCATGCATGTAAGCgctcatttaattaaaactaatcaaCTGTGCTCACTCTGTAATATCATGATTGTTCTGTTTACACTGCCGTTTATGTCAATGTCCTGACGAGTGATTTTATATACAATAACTTCACATATCTCTACTTATCAtactttaatatgtatgtaaattgaGCAGTCGTATCATATCAGTCAGTCCACTATCGAGGCATTAAAACGCCTGCACTATGACAAgaatgacttatttttattgatcgTAGTTTGTTTACGTCGCATTATACCAAGACAGACTTGACATCAATATTCAAGCGATGTAGTTCATAATTCGTAGGCacttacattaaaaaactaGGTACTAAACGCGAAAAGTACTTCACTGGAACAAATACTACATTCATGATGATAAGGAAAGgcatataaatagtttttaatataaacataagcGGAGGACTTACCAATAGCACATACGGGCGCTCATACCGGCACCAACTGACAATTATACCTAGTTATACGTACGTACATCTGttgtgtatataaataaatactataacatTATACCTGTTTCCTACGTCACATCTTATCAGTCAGACGTTCATGATTCATAATCTTTTAGCCATCGTAAAAGCAATCGTGTCTCGACGCCGATACTCCTTTGTTAGTCGTGTCGACTtttctgtacattttttatgtaaagtgtTTAAAAACTGTGAAATATACTGTTAACTGATGGAAGTGTTTGTGAGAATGTACCGTCATTCAGTATTACCAGTGTTTTCCCGTATAAG is a window from the Trichoplusia ni isolate ovarian cell line Hi5 chromosome 3, tn1, whole genome shotgun sequence genome containing:
- the LOC113491905 gene encoding G protein-activated inward rectifier potassium channel 4-like, with product MKMNVTEKEQLIAIQPSNLEEVENGTGGETNKNQRLCRNHQKRISGRKKPNRAVFKTGHFNLERWKKSKYHVFPDIVQAFIDAQWRWTILHCILTYLIIWLTFTGIWWVILDLHGDFEPEHLPNALNSTEWLPCVKEIYGFTSLFLFSIEIHTTIGYGKRSITLECPSAMVTMCIESIIGTISQAFIIGIVFAKLTRPKNRAQTLLFSKNAVINQRDRNLCLVFRFGNTRKSRIIAGNVHAYLLRHSSTELLENQIKLELSLDSSENISFLFPVFAVHKIDESSPLYSMSASDLLKAEMEIIVVFEGTIESTGQPVQVKSSYTAQEILWGHRFVNMIEYLEYKHGFEIDYSKFDETNSVNTPLCSARRLNIYYKNK